TCCTGAACCTGCCGGTGGGTCAGGTCTACAACGCGGGTACCCTGCAAGTGGGCCGCACCCTGCGCAATACGGGCACGATGACTTCCCCCGGTCTGCTGCGCTTCAGCGGCTCCGACCAGCAGCGACTGGCTCACAACGGCTTCGGCATTGCGAAGCTGGAAGCTGACAATACCGGCAATGCGCCACAAAGTTTGCTGCTCGTAGCCAATAGCCTGACCGTGGATCAGGAGCTGCGCCTCACCACCGGCCTGATTCGGACGACGGCTACGAGCACCATCAGCCTGCCCGCCGGGGCCGTGCTGGTGGGCGAAACGGCCGGGCGCACCGTGCAGGGCAATCTGCGCATTAGCCGAACCGCCAGCGGCAGCACCGACTTTGGCCACGGCTTCACGCTCGACCCCCAGGGTCAGAACCTGGGCCTAATCTCCGTAACGCGCACCTCTGGCTTGCACCAGGACGGCAGCAGCTACGCCACTCTGGGCAGCACCGGCCCCGGCATCGACCGGATCTGGAGGATTACGAGCGCCAATGCCCCCGTTGCGCCCGTTGCGGTTGAAGTAACCTGGCCCGCTGCCGACGACAACGGGTTTACCAACCGAAGCGCCGCCCAGGTGTGGCAGCAAGCCGGCAGTTCTACTGCCTGGGCGCCAACTGGCCCCCGGGCCGATGCTTCCTCGCGCCGCATCAGCTTTACCACCACCAGCCTGGGCCGCTTTACAGTGGGCAATACGCAGGCTCCCCTGCCCGTGGAACTGGTGAGCTTCTCGGCCGAGCGTCGCAACACCGACGGCCTGCTGCGCTGGGCTACGGCTTCGGAGAAAAACAGCGCCTACTTCGTGGTAGAAAGCAGCACCGATGCCCGCCTCTTCCACGCTCTTGGGCGGGTAGCGGGCCAAGGCAGCACTACCCGGCGCAGCGACTACCAGTTCGTTGATGCAAACCTGGCCCGCTACGCGGCCAGCATCGTGTATTACCGCCTGCGCCAGGTAGATGCGGATGGCGCGGAAACCCTTTCGCCCGTCCGGACCCTGCAGGTGCCCGCTCCTACCAAGCTCGTAGCCGAAGCTTTCCCGGTGCCCTTGCCCGCTGGGCAACAGCTGCAGCTGCGCGTGCTGACCGGGCAGGCCGGCGCGGCCGACTTGGTTGTCGTCGATGCCCTGGGCCGAGCCCTGCTGCAGCGCCGCCTGAGCTTGCCCGCTGGTAGTACCACTCTTACGCTGCCCGAAGCTGCTCAGTGGCCCCAGGGAGTGTACCAATTGCGCTTAATCCAGGTCCAGCAGCACACCACGCTGAAAGTGGTGCGCAACTAGCGGAATAAGTCTGGCAGCCCCGCTTCGGAGGCTCAGCTTTTTCAGATTATAACTAGCTCCTCTTACCGAGAAGCCGGACCGGCACGCGGCTCCGCAACCGCGCTAAGCCCTCACTAGCGGCCCAGTAGCTGCCCCTGTTTCTGCCGCAGTCGGCATACCGGGCCGCCCTACCCCCACTACCCTGGCCGGCACCCGGCACGGGCTGCCTTTTGGGCCGGCCTCCTCTATGCACCATCAGATTCTAATCGATTTCTCACTTCATTTCCTTCATTGTCATGCAGCTTTCCTTTCCCCGACTGCCCCAGTGCGTCGTCTTGTCAGCCCTGGCCCTGGGCGCCTGTAAAAAGGACGACCCGGTAGCCAGCTCGCCCAAACCCAAAGCGGCCTTCGCCTACACGGCCAGCGCCTGCCAGAGTGTATGCCCGGTGTCGTTCCAGAATACGTCGCAGAACGCGAGCAGCTACACCTGGAACTTCGGCGACAATACCACCAGCACCAGCACCGACGCCACTTTCAACCACGCCTATGCTCAGGCCGGCGTGTACCGCGTGAAGCTGACGGCCACTGGCGCCGGGGGCGCCGATACCACCAGCCAGCGCATTACTGTGGGCGTGCCTACTGGCTGCATCCGCCAAATTATTCCCGTCACGAATGCCATTACCACGGCTACGACCTGGGAATCGTGCAACGTGTACGTGGTGGATGGCGACGTGGGCATCAGCAACATCCTGACGCTGCAGCCCGGTACGGTCGTCAAGTTTAAGCCCGGCAGCGGCCTTACGCTGAACGGCGCGGGCCGCATCGAAGCTGTCGGCACGGCCAACGCACCGATTGTCTTTACCTCGGTGAAAGACGACGCCCACGGTGGCGGCACCAACGCCGATGGCGCCTCGGTGCCGGCCCGCAAAGACTGGGACCACGTCAACCTGAACGGTAAAAATGGCTCCCGCCTGGAGTACTGCGAGTTTCTGTACGCCGGCGGTGGGGGTACCTACAGCTACGCCCTGGGCCTGAGCGGCGGCGAGGCTACCATCCGCAACTCCACCTTTGCCCACAACGCCGGGGGCGGCGCCAGCATGCGCGGCGCCCTGAACGCGGGCGAAGCCTCGGCCAACGTGGTTATCGACAACAACACGTTCTACGACAACGAGATGCCTTTGCGCGTGAGTACGCTCTTTAGCCTGGACAACTCTAACTCGTTTCATAACCCTCAGAATGCCAGCCAGAAAAACGATTACAACGGCATTTGGGTGGAGGACCCCTCGGCAAGCTCCCTGCCCCTGAGCTGGAACGAGACGGAAGTGCCCTTCGTGCTGGACAACACCTACTGGCAGTCCCAGCTGACCCTGGGCCCGGGCGTGACGCTGAAGCTGCTGCCCAACGCGGCCATGCAGTTTGGCAGCGGTGGCTACCTCACGGCCCGCGGCACGGCCGCACAGCCGGTTATCTTTACCTCCTACAAGGACGATGCCCACGGCGGCGACACCAACCACGACGGCAGCGCCTCGGCCCCGGCCAAGAAAGACTGGCGCAATATCATCGCCGGCAGCAGCGCCGACTCGGAGTTTGACCATTGCCAGTTCATGTACGGCGGCAACGGGGGCAGCACCATCAACCTGTTTGCCTGCACGGTCCGCATTACGCACTGCACTTTCGCCCACAACGGGCAGGACGACCAGATAACGGAAGGCACCGTGGATGCCTCGCGGGCCAAGGCCGGCACCGTTATTCAGGACAACGTATTCTACGACAACGTCCGCCCGCTCTCTATTGCCTCCAGCTTTGATCTGGACAACTCCAACTCATTTCATAACCCACAGAACACCAACGAAAAAAATCAGTTTCAGGGCATTGTCGTGTACTGGGACGTCAACGCTACCAAACAGAGCGTGAACTGGGAGGAAACGGAAGTGGCCTACGTTAATTCGCAAAGCATTGACCTGGTGGCCGGCAAAACCCTGCGCCTGGGCAATAGCGTGACGCTTAAGTTCCTGCCCGGCACGGAGGTCTTCCTGCGCGAAAAGGCCGAGCAGCTCCAGAATGCGGCCGGCACCGGCGTTGCCTTCACGTCCTACAAAGACGACACACGCGGCGGCGACTCCAATGGTAATGGCAGCGCCGACAGCCCGGCCAACAACGACTGGAAGGGCGTGTATGCCGGCACCTGGCAAACCTGGGCCACTATTCACTACGACAGCCACTAGCCCCGCTCAGGCCCGGCTTAACTCTCGTAGCCAGGCTCCCCTCTTGTTTCTTCCGGCCCGCTACGCCCCTCGCGTAGCGGGCCGAATACCCAAAAAGATTGGGGAAGCCGCCCAAACAATGGTGGTGGCTTCCCCAATCTTTTCTGGCTTTTGCTTTTTTACCAATGAACCCTACCGTTCCCTTTACCCTGGCGACCTCGCGCCTGATTCTGCGCCCCCTGCAGCCAACCGACCTGGTTGCTTTCAGTGCCTGCCAGGGCGGTCCGGAAGAGGCCCGCTACCCGAGCTGGGAGTCCTTTTTCCGAACTCAGGCCGCCGAATTTCTGGGGCAGCACGGGCAAACCGGCGTGCCCGCCGCGCCCGGCACCTGGGCCCCGATTGGCATTGCCGGGCGCCGCACGAATATGCTTTTAGGCAACTGTGCCCTGCAACTGTATGCTCACGATCCGGGCACTGCTGAAATCGGGATTACGCTGGCGCCGGCCGTGCAGGGCCGCGGCTATGCCCAGGAAGCCCTGCACGGCTTGCTGCACTACTGTTTCGCGGAGCTAAAGCTTCAGCGGGTGGTAGCCATTACGGACTCGCTGAACCTGGCTGCCGCCCGACTACTGGAGCGGGTAGGCATGCGGCAAGAGGTCCATTTGCGAAAAAACACCTGGCTGAAGGGAGCCTGGGGCGATGAGTACCGCTACGTGCTGCTGTTCGATGAATGGGACAGTTGGCAACTGCAGTAGTTAAGCTACATGAAAACCAGACACTTTCAAGCGCCTCGCTTTTGCCTTATAATCAACCGATTATTACAACTTTTCAACCACTTAGGCATTTCGCAGGCCGGCGTTCGTGGCGACCAGGCGTGTTATAAGCTCTGAACCCTGCAAAAGCAACAAGGGCCCGGCAATGCCGAGCCCTTGTTGCTTTTGTACATATAGCACGTTCAAATGCCGCCCGTAGTCGGCACCGGCAGTGTATCGGGTGCTGGTTTGGCTCCCACGCAAAGGTCGTTGAAGTCGCCGGCCAGCACAATCGTGCACCGGTGCTCTGCCAGGCCCCGATGCGCGGGAGCTGGCTGGTTGCTGGCCCGAACCTCGTAGTAGCCGCTAAGCAACTGGCGCTGCGGATCATACGCCGTGATAGTAACTCCGCCCGTGAGCCGGGAGCCCACGCCACGGAAGCGCAGGCGGCTGACGCCGCTGCCGGGCTTTTCCTGGCAGGTATAGCAATACGTAACGCGGCCGGGCGCGGCGGGTACCGTGGGGCAGCGCAGCTGGTACGTACCGATCCAGCCCGGTAGCAGCTCGGTCCGGTCGATGCGGAAATGAACGGCGTCGAGCAGAGACGAGAACTGCAGCCGCAGATATTGCTGACCCAGCCTAGCCCGCCCCGTATTGTGGGGGGTGTGATGAATCTGGCTCTGGCAGCGGCCCGGGACCGGAAAATAGAAGTAATACCCCATGGCCACTACCGGAGCGGGGCCGGCAGCGTCATAAGGGGTAGCCCGGAATGAGATGGGCATGGGACCCTCCTCCTGGAGCGGTAGTGGCTCCGATGACTCTGACATAGTGTCTAATAGAAAAAAGCGCGGCGTATTCCCGAAGCTGTCTGGCACGGCGGCACTTCGCATGTAGGCGCGGGGCGGGAGCAGGCAGCTTACTGGTAGTGTAAAATTACAGCCCCCTTTTGCGGCGGAGTTTCCTCAAACGGATTCCCATTTGTGCCTCCCGGATTTTTGGCCGGCGCTGGGCAGCTCACCCACCCAATTCTATGTCGCCCTTAGCCACTTAGCTGCCCGCTAATAGGCTTGCCGGGCGGGTCCGAAAGTCCTGCAGAGGAAAGTATGACTCCGTTTCGCGAAAGCCAGCCAGGAAAGGGCCGCTTAGTTTTGCATTCACTTCCGGGGCTGGCCTAACGGCCTGCAACCGCCGTCCTAGCCGACCAGCACCGGAACTGCCACCACGTAAAATTTTCGCCTAACTCTTATCTGGCACCCGTAATGAATCCTCATTTTGTACACGCCTTTCTGAATGGTATGGCCTGCTTAAACACCCAAAACAAAAAGCAGCTTCGCCCTTCGGAGCCTGCCCAGACTGCTCCGGCCGGACTAACCAAAACGGGCCCCGACAACTGCCACTACCGCCCCGGCAAAGAGCTTCAGGCCGGACTCTGCTAAGCCCAGGCTAACATCTTTGTGTGGACCGGCGAAGTTGGCTTTGGCAGGTCGCTGCTAACCATTGCCGCTCCCGCATTTGCAGCTTCCCCATATCAATTCCAAGCCGGAATCTACCGTATCAGAGCCGGACGGGCCTGGTGGGCAATATCGGCAACGCTTTCCCGACTTTGGGGCGTAACATGTTTGTGCGATTGCCACGCGTACGGGGAAAGGCCAATTTTGCGGTGCCCACGCTACTTATTCTTACACGGTACTTACCAGGAATGCTTATGCAACCCTTCTTCCAATTTCGCACGGCCGAATTTACCGACAACTGCCAGACCACGCTGCACCAGCAGGCGGGCCTGCTACAGGCCGATTCGACGTGGCAAAGCGACAATGGGCAGTTGCAGTTCACGGACCATTTCCTGCTCGGTGGCGTGCAGCTCACCACCATGCGCGGCAACCTGAAGCAGCCCCTGAAGCTGGAGCTGGACGTGGAGCGCCCCTGGACGGCCATGCTCTACCAGCTCGACGGACAGATCAACTCCAAGTCCTGCGCTATGCGCCCGCTCCATATCGGGCACGGCCACCAGAACGTAATGGGCGACGAGACGACGAAAAACCACTACACCTTTCAGGGACAGGACTACGCCAGCTTCTCGGTGCACGTGGAGCCCGAGTTTTTTACCCAGCTGGTCGTTGGCAACGAGGAGTGGCTCACCATTCACCGGGCCCGCCTGGACCGCATCGACCCCTTCGTGCTACTGCCCCCGGGCATCGGTATTTCGCCTAAGCAGCGCGCCATCATCCAGCAGATTATAGAGTGCCCGTATAGCGGGGCCCTGAAAAAGCTGTTTCTGGAAGCCCGCTTCCTGGACTTGTTTATCGAGCAGCAAACCCTGCTCACCCAGATGAAAACCCGCTCCTCCTCGCGCGACCGGGACACGCTGCATGCCATCCGCGACTTTCTCGACACCCACTACGCCGAGCCGCCGAGCCTGCTCGAGCTGGCCCGCCTGTTCGGCACCAACGACTTCAAGCTCAAAAAAGGCTTCCGCGAACTGTTCGGCACCACCGTCTTTGGCTACATTGCCGAGCGTCGCCTCACCGTGGCCTGGCAGCTGCTCACCCTCACCGACCAGCCCGTGCAGGAAGTCGCCGAAAGCGTCGGCTTCGTCAATGCCGCCCACTTTGCCACCGCTTTCCGCCGCAAGTTTGGGCAAACGCCTTCCCAGGTACGCCGCGTGCCCCACGCCCACTACGCCGACCTGGTAAGCATGCGGTAAGCGGATTCCCAGCTGCTTTGCCTATTCGAATGTCGGGGCCGGAGTTCTTTCCCGACCTCCCATCGACATTTATCCCTAGCTATATTTCACCTGATTTAGGCCATGAAGACTACACCCGCACTGCTACTTATCGACATTCAAAAGGCGTTTGACGACCAGGCCTATTGGGGTGGAAATAGAAATAATATGCAGGCCGAAGCCAATGCCGGGCGGCTGCTTACGCACTGGCGGACGCAGGGCTGGCCGGTCATCCACGTAAAGCATGACTCCAGCAGCCCGACTTCGCCCTTGCGCCTAGGCCAGCCGGGCAACGAGTTCAAGGACGAGATGAAGCCAATTGCAGAAGAGCCGGTTTTCGCCAAGTCGGTGAACAGTGCTTTCATTGGCACCAATTTGCAAGCTTACCTGGAAGAACAGCAGATTCACACCCTCGTCATTGCCGGCCTTACTACCGACCACTGCGTGTCGACCACGACCCGCATGGCGGGCAACCTGGGCTTCGAAACCTACCTGGTTGCCGATGCTTCAGCCACGTTTGACAAACAGGGCTTCGACGGGCAGCTCTACCCCGCCGAGCTGGTTCACCACACCGCCCTGGCCAGCCTGCACGGCGAATTTGCCACCGTTCTGACCACCGACCAGGTGATAGATAAAATTACTTCGAAACTCGCTCTACAGAGCTAATTCCACACCCTTTTGGTAAGTACTCAGGCAAAGCCGCGCCGTTAGAATCCGGTAGAGAAAA
Above is a genomic segment from Hymenobacter cellulosivorans containing:
- a CDS encoding helix-turn-helix transcriptional regulator, whose amino-acid sequence is MQPFFQFRTAEFTDNCQTTLHQQAGLLQADSTWQSDNGQLQFTDHFLLGGVQLTTMRGNLKQPLKLELDVERPWTAMLYQLDGQINSKSCAMRPLHIGHGHQNVMGDETTKNHYTFQGQDYASFSVHVEPEFFTQLVVGNEEWLTIHRARLDRIDPFVLLPPGIGISPKQRAIIQQIIECPYSGALKKLFLEARFLDLFIEQQTLLTQMKTRSSSRDRDTLHAIRDFLDTHYAEPPSLLELARLFGTNDFKLKKGFRELFGTTVFGYIAERRLTVAWQLLTLTDQPVQEVAESVGFVNAAHFATAFRRKFGQTPSQVRRVPHAHYADLVSMR
- a CDS encoding T9SS type A sorting domain-containing protein, which codes for MQHPLPSLPRPLALALLTLSFSPLAAQTLTNHGSRISVQPGTFLAVADSLLNLPVGQVYNAGTLQVGRTLRNTGTMTSPGLLRFSGSDQQRLAHNGFGIAKLEADNTGNAPQSLLLVANSLTVDQELRLTTGLIRTTATSTISLPAGAVLVGETAGRTVQGNLRISRTASGSTDFGHGFTLDPQGQNLGLISVTRTSGLHQDGSSYATLGSTGPGIDRIWRITSANAPVAPVAVEVTWPAADDNGFTNRSAAQVWQQAGSSTAWAPTGPRADASSRRISFTTTSLGRFTVGNTQAPLPVELVSFSAERRNTDGLLRWATASEKNSAYFVVESSTDARLFHALGRVAGQGSTTRRSDYQFVDANLARYAASIVYYRLRQVDADGAETLSPVRTLQVPAPTKLVAEAFPVPLPAGQQLQLRVLTGQAGAADLVVVDALGRALLQRRLSLPAGSTTLTLPEAAQWPQGVYQLRLIQVQQHTTLKVVRN
- a CDS encoding GNAT family N-acetyltransferase, with amino-acid sequence MNPTVPFTLATSRLILRPLQPTDLVAFSACQGGPEEARYPSWESFFRTQAAEFLGQHGQTGVPAAPGTWAPIGIAGRRTNMLLGNCALQLYAHDPGTAEIGITLAPAVQGRGYAQEALHGLLHYCFAELKLQRVVAITDSLNLAAARLLERVGMRQEVHLRKNTWLKGAWGDEYRYVLLFDEWDSWQLQ
- a CDS encoding cysteine hydrolase family protein, with product MKTTPALLLIDIQKAFDDQAYWGGNRNNMQAEANAGRLLTHWRTQGWPVIHVKHDSSSPTSPLRLGQPGNEFKDEMKPIAEEPVFAKSVNSAFIGTNLQAYLEEQQIHTLVIAGLTTDHCVSTTTRMAGNLGFETYLVADASATFDKQGFDGQLYPAELVHHTALASLHGEFATVLTTDQVIDKITSKLALQS
- a CDS encoding PKD domain-containing protein, with product MQLSFPRLPQCVVLSALALGACKKDDPVASSPKPKAAFAYTASACQSVCPVSFQNTSQNASSYTWNFGDNTTSTSTDATFNHAYAQAGVYRVKLTATGAGGADTTSQRITVGVPTGCIRQIIPVTNAITTATTWESCNVYVVDGDVGISNILTLQPGTVVKFKPGSGLTLNGAGRIEAVGTANAPIVFTSVKDDAHGGGTNADGASVPARKDWDHVNLNGKNGSRLEYCEFLYAGGGGTYSYALGLSGGEATIRNSTFAHNAGGGASMRGALNAGEASANVVIDNNTFYDNEMPLRVSTLFSLDNSNSFHNPQNASQKNDYNGIWVEDPSASSLPLSWNETEVPFVLDNTYWQSQLTLGPGVTLKLLPNAAMQFGSGGYLTARGTAAQPVIFTSYKDDAHGGDTNHDGSASAPAKKDWRNIIAGSSADSEFDHCQFMYGGNGGSTINLFACTVRITHCTFAHNGQDDQITEGTVDASRAKAGTVIQDNVFYDNVRPLSIASSFDLDNSNSFHNPQNTNEKNQFQGIVVYWDVNATKQSVNWEETEVAYVNSQSIDLVAGKTLRLGNSVTLKFLPGTEVFLREKAEQLQNAAGTGVAFTSYKDDTRGGDSNGNGSADSPANNDWKGVYAGTWQTWATIHYDSH